One Enterobacter cloacae subsp. cloacae ATCC 13047 genomic window carries:
- a CDS encoding IS3 family transposase (programmed frameshift) — protein sequence MIFSPQHKTGDLMNKKTKRTFPPEFRLECAQLIVDKGYSYRQASEAMNVGSTTLESWVRQLRRERQGITPSATPITPDQQRIRELEKQVRRLEEQNTIFKKGYRALNVRLAERFTIAARLSDSHTVVSLCSALEIHRSSYRYWRKRRDTVNPARVRLCSEIRRAWNQSRGSAGARTLAEMLTQNGVPMSRYRAGRLMKYLNLSSCQPGKHQYKNARQEHTSLPNLLERQFAVPEPDRVWCGDITYLWAGNRWCYLAVVMDLFARRVIGWSLSAHADTALISSALRMAYETRGQPRDVMFHSDQGSQYTGLKYQQLLWRCRINQSVSRRGNCWDNSPMERFFRSLKTEWVPTNGYAGKDEARQQINDYILNYYNSVRPHHYNGGLTPEESENRYHFYCKTVASIT from the exons GTGATATTCTCACCACAACACAAAACAGGTGACTTAATGAACAAGAAAACCAAACGAACCTTCCCCCCTGAGTTCAGGCTGGAATGTGCACAGCTGATTGTTGATAAGGGCTACTCATATCGACAGGCCAGTGAAGCGATGAATGTCGGTTCAACCACGCTTGAGAGCTGGGTACGCCAGCTCAGGCGAGAGCGCCAGGGGATTACGCCCTCTGCCACACCCATTACTCCAGACCAGCAACGTATCCGCGAGCTGGAAAAGCAAGTTCGCCGTCTGGAGGAACAAAATACGATAT TTAAAAAAGGCTACCGCGCTCTTAATGTCCGACTCGCTGAACGGTTCACGATAGCCGCCAGACTAAGTGACAGCCACACGGTTGTCAGCCTGTGTTCTGCTCTGGAAATACACCGCAGCAGTTACCGGTACTGGCGAAAACGACGCGATACGGTTAATCCGGCACGAGTCAGGTTGTGCAGCGAAATACGCCGGGCGTGGAACCAAAGTCGGGGCTCTGCGGGCGCGCGCACTCTGGCTGAAATGCTGACTCAAAACGGCGTCCCGATGAGCCGTTACCGTGCCGGGCGTCTGATGAAATATCTGAACCTGAGCAGTTGTCAGCCCGGAAAACATCAGTATAAAAATGCCCGTCAGGAGCATACCAGCCTGCCGAATCTGCTTGAGCGTCAGTTCGCAGTACCGGAGCCAGACCGGGTATGGTGTGGAGATATTACGTATCTCTGGGCAGGAAATCGCTGGTGCTATCTGGCGGTTGTTATGGATCTTTTTGCCCGCAGGGTTATCGGCTGGAGTCTGTCAGCGCATGCCGATACCGCACTGATAAGCAGTGCCCTGCGGATGGCCTATGAGACGCGTGGCCAACCCCGGGATGTCATGTTCCATAGCGACCAGGGAAGCCAGTATACAGGCCTTAAATATCAACAACTTCTCTGGCGTTGCAGAATAAATCAAAGCGTCAGTCGGCGGGGAAACTGCTGGGATAACAGCCCCATGGAACGCTTCTTCCGCAGTCTGAAAACAGAATGGGTGCCAACGAATGGTTACGCAGGCAAGGACGAGGCCCGGCAGCAAATTAATGATTACATATTGAACTACTACAACAGCGTCAGACCTCACCATTATAACGGTGGGCTGACGCCGGAAGAGTCAGAGAACAGATACCATTTTTACTGTAAAACTGTGGCCAGTATTACTTGA
- a CDS encoding site-specific integrase produces MMPALPGHSGAFSSAQLPVAIDYPAALALRQMALVQDELPKYLLAPEVSALLHYVPDLHRKMLLTTLWNTGARINEALALTRSDFSLAPPYPFVQLATLKQRVEKAARTAGRAPAGSQPHRNVPLSDPQYARQLEMMVATLKIPLERRNKRTGRTEKVRIWEITDRTVRTWLGEAVEAAAADGVTFSVPVTPHTFRHSYALHMLYAGIPLKVLQSLMGHKSISSTEVYTKVFALDVAARHRVQFSMAQADAVAMLKKR; encoded by the coding sequence ATGATGCCAGCACTGCCAGGCCATAGCGGGGCTTTTTCCTCTGCTCAGCTGCCGGTGGCCATCGATTACCCGGCCGCGCTGGCACTGCGCCAGATGGCGCTCGTTCAGGACGAACTGCCGAAATACCTGCTGGCGCCGGAAGTGAGCGCCCTGCTCCACTACGTGCCCGATCTTCACCGTAAGATGCTGCTGACCACCCTGTGGAACACCGGCGCCCGTATTAACGAAGCACTGGCCCTGACCCGGAGTGATTTTTCCCTGGCCCCGCCCTACCCGTTCGTGCAACTGGCAACCCTCAAACAGCGGGTGGAGAAAGCGGCCCGAACGGCCGGCCGTGCTCCGGCCGGCAGCCAGCCTCATCGTAACGTTCCGCTTTCCGATCCGCAGTATGCCCGCCAGCTGGAAATGATGGTGGCCACCCTGAAAATACCGCTGGAACGCCGGAATAAGCGCACCGGCAGAACGGAAAAGGTGCGCATCTGGGAGATCACCGACCGTACCGTTCGCACCTGGCTGGGCGAAGCTGTTGAAGCGGCAGCCGCCGACGGGGTGACGTTCTCCGTGCCGGTGACGCCACACACGTTCCGCCACTCCTACGCCCTGCACATGCTGTATGCCGGAATTCCGCTGAAGGTGCTGCAGAGCCTGATGGGGCACAAGTCGATCAGCTCGACGGAAGTCTATACAAAGGTATTTGCGCTCGATGTTGCTGCAAGGCATCGTGTGCAATTTTCAATGGCACAGGCTGATGCTGTTGCCATGCTGAAAAAAAGATAA
- a CDS encoding RepB family plasmid replication initiator protein — protein sequence MAMENNELPLNLQEVNKTTGEVVKLDVNSASTVQPVALMRLGLFVPTLKSTSRSKTNRKNVTDATEELVQLSIARSEGYTDVRITGSRLDMDTDFKVWLGIIRSMYDFGVKDDTLKLSFVEFVKMCGFDSRRSNKKMRDRISNSLFKLASVTLKFQSETKGWTTHLVQSAYYDITADVVEIRAEPKLFELYQMDRRVLLRLKAIDALQRKESAQALYTYIESLPQNPAPISMKRMRDRLNLTSNLYTQNHTVRKAMAQLKDIGYLDYTEFKRGRATYFSVHYRNPKLISSKVVVPREPEEEVPEQNYDEVIKALKAAGIDPQKLAKALASVKPGND from the coding sequence ATGGCTATGGAAAATAATGAGTTACCCCTGAATCTTCAGGAGGTCAATAAGACAACGGGTGAAGTTGTTAAGCTGGATGTCAACAGCGCCAGTACTGTTCAGCCTGTTGCGCTCATGAGGCTTGGTCTGTTCGTTCCTACCCTCAAATCGACCTCTAGGAGTAAGACGAACCGCAAAAACGTCACGGATGCGACTGAGGAGCTCGTACAGCTGTCCATTGCCCGGAGTGAAGGGTATACCGATGTCAGGATCACCGGATCGCGCCTCGATATGGATACGGACTTCAAAGTCTGGCTTGGAATCATCCGTTCAATGTATGATTTTGGCGTTAAGGATGACACGCTCAAGCTGTCTTTTGTTGAGTTTGTTAAAATGTGTGGCTTTGACTCCCGGCGCTCTAACAAGAAAATGCGTGACAGGATAAGCAACTCCCTGTTCAAGCTGGCATCCGTAACCCTCAAGTTTCAGAGTGAAACGAAAGGGTGGACTACGCACCTGGTTCAGTCTGCCTATTACGACATCACTGCCGATGTCGTGGAGATCAGGGCAGAGCCCAAGCTCTTTGAGCTTTATCAGATGGACAGGCGGGTCCTGTTGCGTCTGAAAGCCATTGATGCCCTGCAGCGCAAGGAGTCCGCACAGGCACTCTATACCTACATTGAAAGTCTGCCACAGAATCCGGCCCCCATCTCCATGAAGCGTATGCGAGACAGACTCAACCTGACGTCTAACCTCTACACGCAGAACCACACGGTGCGCAAAGCCATGGCGCAGCTGAAGGATATCGGCTATCTGGATTACACCGAATTCAAACGCGGCCGGGCCACCTACTTCAGCGTGCATTACCGTAATCCGAAACTCATCAGTAGCAAGGTCGTTGTTCCCCGTGAGCCGGAAGAGGAAGTACCTGAGCAGAACTATGACGAAGTTATTAAAGCCCTGAAGGCTGCAGGTATTGATCCTCAGAAACTAGCAAAAGCGCTCGCCAGCGTGAAACCGGGAAATGACTGA
- the sopA gene encoding plasmid-partitioning protein SopA — MGLMETLDQCITAGHEMTKAIAIAQFNDDSPEARKITRRWRVGEAADLIGVSSQAIRDAEKAGRLPHPDMEMRGRVEQRVGYTIEQINHMRDVFGTRLRRPDDSVPPVIAVAAHKGGVYKTSVSVHLAQDLALKGLRVLLVEGNDPQGTASMYHGWVPDLHIHAEDTLLPFYLGERDDAAYAVKATCWPGLDIIPSCLALHRIETELMGRFDNGKLPTEPRMMLRLAIETVAHDYDVIVIDSAPNLGIGTINVVCAADVLIVPTPAELFDYTSALQFFDMLRDLGKNVDLQGFEPDVRILLTKYSNNNGSQSPWMEEQIRDAWGSMVLKNVVRETDEVGKGQIRMRTVFEQAIDQRSSTGAWRNALSIWEPVCNEIFDRLIKPRWEIR; from the coding sequence ATGGGACTGATGGAAACGCTTGACCAGTGCATTACGGCCGGTCATGAAATGACGAAAGCTATCGCGATTGCACAGTTTAACGATGATAGCCCGGAAGCCAGGAAAATTACCCGTCGCTGGCGTGTGGGTGAGGCCGCCGATCTGATTGGCGTTTCTTCTCAGGCAATCCGTGATGCAGAAAAAGCAGGACGCCTTCCCCATCCTGATATGGAAATGCGTGGACGTGTAGAGCAGCGGGTGGGCTACACCATTGAACAAATCAACCATATGCGGGATGTATTTGGCACCCGTCTGCGCCGTCCTGATGACAGCGTTCCGCCCGTCATCGCGGTGGCAGCACATAAAGGGGGTGTCTATAAGACATCTGTATCTGTACATTTGGCACAGGACCTGGCGCTGAAAGGGCTGCGAGTACTGCTTGTCGAAGGGAACGATCCTCAAGGCACAGCCTCCATGTACCACGGCTGGGTCCCTGATTTGCATATCCATGCCGAAGACACACTGCTGCCTTTTTATCTTGGTGAGCGCGATGATGCAGCCTATGCCGTCAAAGCCACCTGCTGGCCGGGTCTCGACATCATACCTTCATGCCTGGCTCTGCACCGCATTGAGACAGAACTAATGGGAAGGTTTGACAACGGGAAACTGCCGACAGAACCTCGTATGATGCTTCGCCTGGCCATCGAAACAGTGGCCCATGATTATGATGTCATTGTTATCGACAGTGCACCGAACCTCGGTATTGGTACCATCAATGTCGTCTGTGCTGCAGATGTACTCATCGTGCCAACGCCAGCAGAGTTATTTGATTACACCTCTGCCCTTCAGTTTTTTGACATGCTGCGCGACCTGGGAAAAAACGTGGACCTGCAGGGTTTTGAACCTGACGTTAGAATTCTTCTGACCAAGTACAGCAATAACAATGGCTCACAGTCACCCTGGATGGAAGAACAGATCCGCGATGCCTGGGGAAGCATGGTACTGAAAAACGTTGTTCGCGAGACCGACGAAGTCGGTAAAGGTCAGATCCGTATGAGAACGGTGTTTGAGCAGGCTATCGATCAGCGCTCATCTACAGGAGCCTGGCGAAATGCGCTGTCTATCTGGGAGCCTGTCTGTAATGAAATTTTTGATCGCCTGATTAAACCTCGCTGGGAGATCAGATAA
- a CDS encoding ParB/RepB/Spo0J family plasmid partition protein, protein MKRAPVIPKHTVKDIRPETEPSAAPAAPMVDSLIARVGAMARGNTILLPVCGREVKFILEAIPGESVETASRVWSGNERDQELLTEDALDDLIPSFMLSGQQTPAFGRRVEGVIEIADGSRRRKAAILTSSDYRVLVGDLDDEQMMALSRLGNDYRPVSAYERGNRYAQRLENDFNGNISALAEAENISRKIITRCINTAHLPKSVVALFTHPGELSARSGETLYKAFSGKEALLLQRTQQLHEQKKAGVIFESEEVIGLLTDVLKEPSGKKVNLNTRHQFVPGATALYKGDKVIFNLDKSRLPAECIEKIESILRDLQKV, encoded by the coding sequence ATGAAACGTGCACCAGTCATTCCAAAACATACCGTAAAAGATATCCGCCCCGAAACTGAACCTTCAGCGGCACCCGCTGCACCGATGGTTGATTCATTAATTGCACGGGTTGGAGCCATGGCCCGCGGGAATACCATTCTGCTTCCGGTTTGTGGCCGGGAAGTGAAATTTATTCTGGAAGCGATCCCGGGCGAGAGTGTTGAGACGGCATCAAGAGTCTGGTCAGGTAATGAACGTGACCAGGAACTACTGACCGAAGACGCGCTTGATGATCTGATTCCCTCTTTTATGCTGAGTGGTCAACAGACGCCTGCGTTCGGACGAAGGGTAGAAGGTGTCATTGAAATTGCTGATGGTAGTCGCCGTCGTAAAGCCGCCATACTGACATCATCAGATTATCGTGTTCTCGTCGGGGATCTCGATGACGAACAGATGATGGCTTTATCACGGCTGGGTAATGATTATCGTCCTGTCAGCGCTTATGAACGGGGCAACCGTTATGCACAGCGGTTGGAAAATGATTTTAACGGCAATATCTCTGCTCTGGCTGAAGCTGAGAATATTTCCCGTAAAATCATCACGCGTTGCATCAACACGGCCCATTTGCCAAAATCAGTGGTTGCCCTGTTTACTCATCCTGGTGAACTTTCCGCCCGCTCTGGGGAGACGCTGTACAAAGCATTTTCGGGAAAAGAAGCTTTATTGTTGCAACGGACACAACAGCTTCATGAGCAAAAGAAAGCGGGAGTTATCTTTGAATCCGAGGAAGTTATTGGTTTACTGACGGATGTTCTGAAAGAGCCATCAGGTAAAAAAGTAAACCTTAATACCCGTCATCAATTTGTACCTGGTGCGACAGCCCTATACAAAGGCGATAAGGTGATTTTTAATCTCGATAAATCTCGTTTGCCTGCCGAGTGTATCGAGAAGATAGAAAGCATACTGCGCGACTTACAAAAAGTTTAG
- a CDS encoding Y-family DNA polymerase has protein sequence MFALADVNSFYASCERVFRPDLKGKPVVVLSNNDGCVIARSAEAKPWIKMGMPWFQMKNETYPEKIYAFSSNYELYASMSARVMSCLEELAPRVEQYSIDEMFLDLTGVEHCMDLEDFGRQLRQHVYDCTRLTIGVGAGPTKTLAKSAQWASKEWKQFRGVLALTRGNPQRTRKLLSLQPVEEIWGVGNRIARKLNVLGIRTALDLALTNPAFIRKNFSVVLERTVRELNGESCMSLEEAPPTKQQIVCSRSFGEKITEYDSLRQAVCQYAERASEKLRKERQYCRHISVFIKTSPFAVKEPYYGNVATEKLLTPTQDTRDIIAAATTALERIWKDGHLYAKAGVMLNDFTGSGVSQLQLFDERPPRPHSSELMKVLDGINHSGLGQIWFAGRGIAPSWQMKRDMLSPAYTTRWKDIPVARIR, from the coding sequence ATGTTTGCCCTGGCCGATGTGAACAGCTTTTATGCCAGCTGCGAACGTGTTTTCCGCCCGGATTTGAAAGGAAAGCCGGTTGTGGTGCTCAGTAATAACGATGGCTGCGTTATCGCAAGAAGTGCCGAGGCAAAGCCCTGGATCAAAATGGGCATGCCGTGGTTTCAGATGAAAAACGAAACGTATCCGGAAAAAATATACGCGTTCTCAAGCAACTATGAACTTTATGCCTCGATGTCAGCGCGCGTGATGAGCTGCCTGGAGGAGCTGGCCCCAAGGGTGGAACAGTATTCGATTGACGAGATGTTCCTCGACCTGACCGGCGTTGAGCACTGCATGGACCTGGAGGACTTCGGCCGGCAGCTGCGCCAGCACGTGTATGACTGTACCCGTCTGACCATCGGCGTGGGTGCCGGGCCGACGAAAACCCTGGCAAAATCAGCCCAGTGGGCCTCAAAGGAGTGGAAACAGTTTCGTGGTGTGCTCGCCCTGACCAGGGGGAATCCTCAGCGAACGCGGAAACTGCTTTCACTGCAGCCGGTCGAAGAGATCTGGGGCGTGGGAAACCGTATTGCACGCAAACTTAATGTACTGGGTATCAGGACCGCGCTCGATCTGGCCCTGACGAACCCGGCCTTTATACGCAAAAATTTCTCCGTCGTTCTCGAGCGAACAGTACGCGAACTGAACGGGGAAAGCTGCATGTCGCTTGAGGAAGCACCACCGACGAAACAGCAGATCGTCTGCAGCCGCAGCTTTGGAGAGAAAATCACGGAGTACGATTCGCTCCGCCAGGCTGTCTGTCAGTACGCAGAGCGGGCCTCTGAAAAGCTGCGGAAAGAGCGCCAGTACTGCCGGCATATTTCCGTTTTCATCAAAACGTCTCCGTTCGCCGTTAAAGAGCCTTACTACGGCAACGTGGCCACGGAGAAACTGCTTACACCCACTCAGGACACCCGGGACATTATTGCGGCCGCCACAACGGCTCTGGAGCGTATCTGGAAGGATGGGCACCTGTATGCCAAAGCCGGTGTGATGCTGAATGACTTCACCGGCTCCGGCGTTTCGCAGCTGCAGCTGTTCGACGAACGTCCGCCACGTCCTCACAGCTCTGAGCTGATGAAGGTTCTCGATGGCATTAATCATTCCGGTCTGGGACAGATCTGGTTTGCCGGGCGAGGGATAGCGCCATCATGGCAAATGAAACGCGATATGCTCTCCCCTGCGTACACCACCCGCTGGAAAGATATTCCCGTTGCGAGGATCAGATAA
- the umuD gene encoding translesion error-prone DNA polymerase V autoproteolytic subunit → MKLQLFSTGKALPPQAHPLFADLASCGFPSPAADYVESDLDLHDYCIRHPSATYYLRASGDSMSDGSLYNGDLLVVDSAEKPRHGDIVVASVQGEFTVKRLLLTPRLTLQPMNAAWPPIYPDPDDLDIFGVVTHIIHRPREMY, encoded by the coding sequence ATGAAACTGCAGCTTTTCAGCACCGGGAAAGCACTCCCGCCACAGGCCCATCCGTTGTTTGCAGACCTGGCCAGCTGCGGTTTTCCGAGCCCTGCCGCTGACTATGTCGAGTCCGACCTGGATCTCCATGATTACTGCATACGGCACCCAAGCGCGACTTACTATCTCCGTGCCAGCGGTGACAGCATGTCCGACGGCAGCCTTTACAATGGCGATCTGCTGGTTGTGGACAGTGCAGAGAAGCCCCGGCACGGCGATATTGTTGTGGCCAGTGTGCAGGGGGAGTTTACGGTTAAACGGCTTCTGCTGACGCCACGACTGACGCTGCAGCCAATGAACGCCGCCTGGCCGCCGATTTATCCCGACCCGGACGATCTGGATATCTTTGGCGTCGTCACGCACATCATCCACCGCCCGAGGGAGATGTACTGA
- the parM gene encoding plasmid segregation protein ParM domain-containing protein, whose product MNIYCDDGSTNVKLAWFEGNELQTRVSANSFRHGWKVAEFSAATFNYQVGTLKYTWDSVSRDAIPTTNVEYQYGDLNLLAVHHALLNSGLEPQPVSLAVTLPLSEYYDGDCQRNEENIRRKRENLMRELVLNKGRAFTVTDVKVMPESLPAAFSRLAELKPGPAETTLIIDLGGTTLDAGVIVGQFDDISAVHGNPSVGVSQVTRAAAGALRAADSETSALIADTVIRNRNDRQYLQRVINDAGKIDDVLNKITEAITSLGARVTSELTVFRSVNRVFLVGGGASLIEEAIRQAWPLAPDRIEVIGDPQLALAREIALYNKED is encoded by the coding sequence ATGAATATTTACTGCGATGATGGTTCAACTAATGTTAAGCTGGCATGGTTTGAAGGAAACGAGCTGCAGACCCGGGTTTCTGCTAACTCCTTCCGGCATGGCTGGAAAGTGGCGGAATTCAGTGCCGCAACGTTCAACTATCAGGTGGGCACGCTGAAATACACCTGGGACAGCGTCAGCCGGGATGCCATCCCGACAACAAACGTGGAATACCAGTACGGTGATCTCAACCTGCTGGCCGTGCATCATGCCCTGCTGAACAGCGGACTTGAGCCGCAGCCGGTGAGCCTGGCCGTGACGCTGCCCCTGAGCGAGTATTATGACGGGGACTGCCAGCGGAACGAGGAGAACATCCGACGCAAACGAGAAAACCTGATGCGTGAGCTGGTTCTGAATAAGGGCAGGGCATTTACCGTAACGGACGTGAAGGTGATGCCTGAATCACTGCCGGCGGCGTTCTCCCGTCTCGCGGAGCTGAAGCCCGGACCCGCTGAGACCACCCTGATTATCGATCTCGGCGGAACCACGCTCGATGCCGGCGTGATTGTCGGACAGTTTGATGATATCAGTGCGGTACACGGCAATCCGTCTGTCGGCGTGTCACAGGTCACCCGCGCAGCTGCAGGCGCGCTGCGGGCTGCAGACAGCGAAACCAGCGCGCTTATTGCTGACACGGTCATCCGCAACCGCAATGATCGTCAGTATCTGCAGCGAGTGATCAACGATGCCGGAAAAATTGACGATGTTCTGAACAAAATTACAGAGGCAATCACTTCCCTGGGCGCGCGTGTCACCAGTGAGCTGACGGTCTTCAGGAGCGTTAACCGGGTATTCCTGGTCGGGGGAGGGGCATCCCTCATTGAAGAGGCTATCCGTCAGGCCTGGCCTCTGGCTCCTGACCGTATCGAGGTTATCGGCGATCCGCAGCTGGCGCTGGCCAGAGAGATTGCCCTTTACAATAAAGAGGACTAA
- a CDS encoding plasmid partitioning/stability family protein, with protein MPDGQYSFYLHSDDRTDITAMATISTISQPLRGDFIRTAATAGAVMYQTDARLPALIPVFFDGHLSAIRLCAVMALVSGTWSSLSGLPDEPDGGVAALAMSPETEYQRRRYTLTLQDDRSSERVERVLTGVSSRLRGELLRNLIITGLALHTTAPELPRLLASMPVPPGTVSELQVLVQQMADTADVSMAAVPAKPAEPAAPVSAEATSIKKNMRRAFGD; from the coding sequence GTGCCGGACGGCCAGTATTCTTTCTATCTGCACAGCGACGATCGCACCGACATCACGGCGATGGCGACCATCAGCACCATCTCACAGCCCCTGCGCGGTGACTTCATTCGGACCGCCGCCACCGCCGGGGCGGTGATGTACCAGACGGATGCCCGTTTACCGGCGCTGATCCCGGTGTTCTTTGACGGACATCTGAGTGCCATCCGGCTTTGTGCCGTGATGGCGCTGGTATCCGGCACCTGGTCTTCACTCTCAGGACTTCCTGATGAGCCTGATGGTGGCGTTGCTGCTCTGGCCATGTCACCGGAGACCGAATACCAGCGCCGGCGTTACACCCTGACGCTTCAGGATGACCGGAGCAGTGAACGGGTTGAGCGTGTGCTGACGGGCGTGTCATCCCGCCTGCGCGGAGAGCTGCTGAGAAACCTGATAATCACCGGTCTGGCCCTGCATACGACCGCACCGGAGCTGCCGCGTCTGCTGGCCAGCATGCCGGTACCGCCCGGCACGGTCAGCGAGTTGCAGGTTCTGGTTCAGCAGATGGCCGATACGGCTGACGTGAGTATGGCTGCAGTGCCGGCGAAACCTGCGGAGCCTGCCGCACCGGTATCCGCTGAAGCGACCAGCATAAAGAAAAATATGCGCCGGGCATTCGGAGACTAG
- a CDS encoding DNA methylase: MSRFILGDCVQVMSRFPARAVDFILTDPPYLVGYKDRTGRTLAGDNSAEWLQPACHEMYRVLKNDSLMVSFYAWNRADLFLNAWKTAGFRVVGHIVFAKSYASKSTFVGYTHESAYLLAKGRPQTPDRPIPDVIPWKYTGNRHHPTEKPVQSLRPLIESLTRPGAIVLDPFAGSGSTCVAAAEASRRYIGIEMLEQYHAAGVRRLAQVERARRMPAANDGAFYPDWPEAA, translated from the coding sequence ATGTCCCGTTTTATTCTGGGTGACTGCGTGCAGGTGATGTCCCGTTTTCCGGCACGTGCCGTCGATTTTATTCTTACCGATCCACCGTACCTGGTTGGCTATAAGGACCGTACCGGCCGCACCCTGGCCGGGGACAACTCTGCCGAATGGCTCCAGCCCGCCTGTCATGAAATGTACCGCGTGCTGAAAAATGACAGCCTGATGGTGAGTTTCTATGCCTGGAACCGCGCGGATCTGTTTCTGAATGCGTGGAAAACGGCCGGTTTCCGGGTGGTTGGCCATATCGTCTTTGCCAAGAGCTACGCCTCAAAATCGACGTTCGTGGGTTACACCCATGAGAGCGCCTACCTGCTGGCGAAGGGAAGGCCGCAAACCCCGGACCGTCCCATCCCGGACGTGATCCCCTGGAAATACACGGGCAACCGACATCACCCGACGGAGAAGCCGGTGCAGAGCCTGCGGCCGCTGATTGAATCGCTCACGCGTCCGGGGGCTATTGTCCTTGACCCGTTCGCCGGCAGCGGCTCCACCTGCGTGGCCGCCGCCGAAGCCAGCCGCCGCTATATCGGGATCGAGATGCTTGAGCAGTACCACGCCGCCGGCGTTCGACGTCTGGCACAGGTTGAACGGGCAAGAAGGATGCCGGCGGCCAATGACGGCGCGTTTTACCCCGACTGGCCGGAGGCGGCATGA
- a CDS encoding DUF1380 family protein, translated as MYGTREELCVQLKNMFTFDEPLVLLVWTEEGISVACREAQPEPDGAEIRNLMKAIGEMKMTQYRQEGVNNLTVSDLLARQWEVANRQVSVPAVLLSRVLRNYECELENRIGMAWEAGRQEPESVRNELKDVHALQETLAA; from the coding sequence ATGTACGGAACCCGCGAAGAACTTTGTGTACAGCTTAAAAACATGTTCACGTTTGACGAACCCCTGGTCCTGCTGGTCTGGACGGAAGAGGGGATTAGCGTGGCCTGCCGTGAAGCCCAGCCAGAACCGGACGGGGCTGAAATCCGGAATCTGATGAAGGCGATCGGCGAAATGAAAATGACGCAATACCGCCAGGAGGGGGTAAATAATCTGACTGTCAGCGATCTCCTGGCCCGTCAGTGGGAAGTGGCAAACCGTCAGGTGAGTGTTCCGGCGGTACTCCTGTCCCGCGTCCTGCGTAACTATGAATGCGAGCTGGAAAACCGGATCGGTATGGCCTGGGAAGCCGGGCGGCAGGAGCCTGAATCCGTCAGGAATGAGCTGAAGGACGTTCACGCATTACAGGAGACGCTGGCCGCGTAA
- a CDS encoding antirestriction protein: MNQTVTCDAVRLEGAQRLTFLPDLFGGDFMTSEASVYAYAQRYCPEYQGGFWQFYRLPEGGGYMAPDVESLTLCNPDNWFEETVSGEVAGIILTALVLNHRSWHHSNHDHEELCRHFCRRYEQLMAFADTHPESATIWRALD, encoded by the coding sequence ATGAACCAGACCGTGACCTGTGATGCTGTTCGTCTTGAGGGTGCGCAGCGCCTGACTTTCCTGCCTGATTTGTTTGGCGGCGATTTTATGACGTCCGAGGCATCCGTGTACGCCTACGCCCAGCGTTACTGCCCTGAGTATCAGGGGGGATTCTGGCAGTTTTACCGGCTGCCGGAAGGCGGCGGATATATGGCGCCTGACGTGGAGAGCCTGACCCTGTGCAATCCGGACAACTGGTTTGAGGAGACTGTCAGCGGGGAAGTGGCGGGGATCATCCTCACGGCGCTGGTACTGAATCACCGGAGCTGGCACCACAGCAACCATGACCATGAAGAACTGTGCCGCCACTTCTGCCGTCGCTATGAGCAGCTTATGGCATTTGCTGACACCCATCCGGAAAGCGCCACCATCTGGCGTGCCCTTGACTGA
- a CDS encoding DUF1380 family protein — MIGTAREIALEMFRHSDLDGEKYVFACWNRNDIRCVCLDWDLTDEELDEVLRRLSSCLESGADIGQIRAIVETMLDERREKRTVTIPAKSLALVMQLAGREMQRIAVCAEDGGGSAEETLKEENDVMMRLRAALDA; from the coding sequence ATGATTGGTACAGCAAGAGAAATTGCCCTTGAAATGTTCAGACATTCCGACCTCGATGGCGAGAAATACGTTTTCGCCTGCTGGAATCGAAATGACATTCGTTGCGTCTGCCTTGACTGGGATTTAACCGATGAGGAACTGGATGAAGTCCTGCGTCGGCTAAGTTCATGCCTTGAAAGTGGCGCGGATATCGGCCAGATACGGGCGATTGTCGAAACCATGCTCGATGAGCGACGCGAGAAGCGAACCGTGACTATTCCCGCGAAATCGCTGGCCTTAGTCATGCAGCTTGCAGGACGGGAGATGCAACGTATCGCAGTATGCGCGGAGGATGGCGGCGGATCAGCTGAAGAAACCCTGAAAGAAGAAAACGACGTCATGATGCGCCTGCGCGCGGCGCTCGATGCCTGA